The Oryzias melastigma strain HK-1 linkage group LG13, ASM292280v2, whole genome shotgun sequence genome window below encodes:
- the LOC112149287 gene encoding olfactory receptor 10A6-like — MNSSQVLFFTLGAYADPGPLRFLFFLLVLVLLLLIVFCNLLLIVVICVSRSLHEPMFLFLCSLFVNELLGSSGLFPFLLLQILADVHRVSAPLCFLQVFVLYLYGSVEFFVLAVMSYDRYVAICRPLQYHRLMTPQKVAVLLALTWALPFLTISVLVGMSAALPLCGNVIDRIYCGNYAIVKLSCSDTRLNNIYGLAYTVLSVLLPSLSILYSYARILQVCCSGSRQTRQKALSTCTPHLASILNFSFGCCFQILQSRFDRQRGSDPLQVFMSLYFLTCQPLFTPLLYGLKMTRIQDACQQLLCGGRAARPELRA, encoded by the coding sequence ATGAACTCCTCTCAGGTTCTGTTTTTCACGCTCGGCGCCTACGCAGACCCCGGACCTCTGCGGTTCCTGTTCttcctgctggttctggtcctgctgctgctgatcgTGTTCTGTAACCTCCTCCTCATCGTGGTGATCTGCGTGAGCCGCAGCCTGCATGAGCCCATGTTCCTGTTCCTCTGCAGCCTGTTTGTCAACGAGCTGCTGGGGAGCTCCGGCCTGTTccccttcctgctgctgcagatcctGGCGGACGTCCACCGGGTCTCCGCCCCCCTCTGcttcctgcaggtttttgtcCTGTACCTGTACGGCAGCGTGGAGTTCTTTGTCCTGGCCGTCATGTCGTATGACCGCTACGTGGCCATCTGCCGGCCGCTGCAGTACCACCGCCTGATGACGCCGCAGAAGGTGGCGGTACTGCTGGCTCTGACGTGGGCGCTGCCCTTCCTGACCATCAGCGTCCTGGTGGGGATGAGTGCCGCGCTGCCGCTCTGCGGGAATGTGATCGACAGGATCTACTGCGGGAACTACGCCATCGTCAAGCTGAGCTGCTCCGACACGCGTCTGAACAACATCTACGGCCTGGCCTACACCGTGCTGTCGGTCCTGCTGCCCTCGCTGTCCATCCTCTACAGCTACGCCAGGATCCTGCAGGTCTGCTGCTCCGGGTCTCGGCAGACCCGGCAGAAGGCTCTGAGCACCTGCACGCCTCACCTGGCCTCCATCCTGAACTTCTCCTTCGGCTGCTGCTTCCAGATCCTGCAGAGCCGCTTTGACAGGCAGCGGGGTTCGGACCCGCTGCAGGTCTTTATGTCGCTGTACTTTCTGACCTGCCAGCCGCTCTTCACCCCCCTGCTGTACGGCCTGAAGATGACCCGGATCCAGGACGCCTgccagcagctgctgtgtggGGGGAGAGCGGCCCGGCCGGAGCTGCGGGCCTGA
- the LOC112149429 gene encoding olfactory receptor 49-like, with translation MLNSTQVSVFVLGGYFHAKHLKVLLFLLVLGVYALIVFCNLLLIVVICVSRSLHEPMFLFLCSLFVNELLGSSGLFPFLLLQILADVHRVSAPLCFLQVFVVHSYGAVEFFMLAVMSYDRLVAVCHPLQYHSVLTWRKSAALTAAPWVAAVLLIVCTTSLSFPLQRCRNFIPKVYCDNFSMVKLACSDTTLNNVYGLLLTLLGVGLPVAFTLYSYARILRVCLSGSKQTRHKAVSTCTPHLASLLNFSFGCVFEIVQSRFDMSGVPGVLRVLLSLYFLTCQPLFTPLLYGLKMTRIRSACLRLLPPRAGPGARASV, from the coding sequence ATGCTGAACTCCACCCaggtgtctgtttttgttctgggTGGTTACTTCCACGCCAAACACCTGAAGGTGCTGCTCTTCCTGCTGGTTCTGGGCGTGTACGCTCTGATCGTGTTCTGTAACCTCCTCCTCATCGTGGTGATCTGCGTGAGCCGCAGCCTGCATGAGCCCATGTTCCTGTTCCTCTGCAGCCTGTTTGTCAACGAGCTGCTGGGGAGCTCCGGCTTGTTccccttcctgctgctgcagatcctGGCGGACGTCCACCGGGTCTCCGCCCCCCTGTGCTTCCTGCAGGTCTTCGTGGTGCACTCGTACGGGGCGGTGGAGTTCTTCATGCTGGCCGTCATGTCGTACGACCGGCTGGTGGCGGTGTGCCATCCTCTGCAGTACCACAGCGTGTTGACGTGGAGGAAGAGCGCCGCTCTCACCGCGGCGCCGTGGGTTGCTGCTGTGCTCCTCATCGTCTGCACCACATCCCTGAGCTTCCCTCTGCAGCGCTGCAGGAACTTCATCCCTAAAGTTTACTGCGATAACTTCTCCATGGTGAAGCTGGCCTGCTCCGACACCACCCTCAACAACGTCTACGGCCTGCTGCTGACCCTGCTGGGCGTCGGCCTCCCCGTGGCCTTTACCCTGTACAGCTACGCCCGGATCCTCCGGGTCTGCCTGAGTGGGTCCAAACAGACCCGGCACAAGGCCGTCAGCACCTGCACGCCCCACCTGGCCTCGCTGCTCAACTTCTCCTTCGGCTGCGTCTTCGAGATCGTCCAGAGCCGCTTCGACATGAGCGGCGTTCCCGGCGTGCTGCGCGTCCTCCTGTCCCTGTACTTCCTGACCTGCCAGCCGCTCTTCACGCCGCTGCTGTACGGCCTGAAGATGACCCGCATCCGCAGCGCCTGCCTGCGCCTGCTGCCCCCCAGAGCCGGACCCGGAGCCAGAGCCTCGGTCTAA
- the LOC112149425 gene encoding olfactory receptor 7A10-like: MENNSQLVFVLGGLNQSLLNRQVWFGLALTAYLFTLLVNLTLIGTVVLEKTHLHQPMYFFLCNLCMNGICGASSFYPKLLHDLLADAHVVSYAGCVAQMFVGYSYIFCEFTSLTVMAYDRYVAICWPLRYRELMTLRKVALLLLLTWTFSLLETAVGLVLVLRLPLCGHHISKMFCTDWELVKLACPPASYNDIYSFLITALHLSQAALIVVSYARLIRTATRSRSDRRKFLQTCVPHLAALLVFTGSLLFDGAFSRYGGTTIEALQNALAAEFLVLPPALNPIIYGLNLKEVRSRIHFGFSSRPKLSV; this comes from the coding sequence ATGGAGAACAACTCCCAGCTGGTGTTTGTTCTGGGCGGCCTCAACCAGTCTCTGCTGAACCGGCAGGTGTGGTTCGGCCTGGCTCTGACGGCGTACCTGTTCACGCTCCTGGTGAACCTGACGCTCATCGGTACCGTGGTCCTGGAGAAGACCCACCTCCACCAGCCCATGTACTTCTTCCTGTGCAACCTGTGCATGAACGGCATCTGTGGCGCGTCCAGCTTCTACCCCAAGCTCCTGCACGACCTGCTGGCCGACGCCCACGTGGTGTCGTACGCCGGCTGCGTGGCTCAGATGTTCGTGGGCTACAGCTACATCTTCTGCGAGTTCACCAGCCTGACTGTCATGGCGTACGACCGCTACGTGGCCATCTGCTGGCCGCTGCGGTACCGGGAGCTGATGACGCTGCGGAAGGtggcgctgctgctgctgctgacctgGACCTTCTCTCTGCTGGAGACGGCAGTGGGCCTGGTTCTGGTCCTGCGGCTGCCGCTGTGCGGACACCACATCTCCAAGATGTTTTGCACCGACTGGGAGCTGGTGAAGCTGGCGTGTCCGCCGGCGTCCTACAACGACATCTATAGCTTCCTGATCACGGCGCTGCACCTGTCGCAGGCCGCGCTCATCGTGGTTTCCTACGCCCGGCTGATCCGAACCGCCACCAGATCCCGGTCCGACCGCAGGAAGTTCCTCCAGACCTGCGTCCCACACCTGGCCGCGCTGCTGGTCTTCACGGGGTCGCTGCTGTTCGATGGCGCCTTCTCGCGGTATGGCGGCACCACCATCGAGGCGCTGCAGAACGCACTGGCAGCGGAATTCCTGGTGCTACCGCCGGCCCTCAACCCCATCATTTACGGCCTGAACCTGAAGGAGGTTCGGTCCAGGATCCACTTCGGGTTCAGCAGCAGACCCAAACTCTCCGTGTGA
- the pgm2l1 gene encoding glucose 1,6-bisphosphate synthase, with the protein MEDGGKREDWDAELPNSTGDPQLDAAARRWFRWDRNPWTRAQMESLLKAGRLDEVRSRLCGRLSFGTAGLRAPMGGGFNRINDLTVIQATQGLLSYLCRCFPDLSGRGVVVGFDTRGQQESGCSSHRLAKLAAAVMLSRDVPVHLFSGVVPTPYVPFAVRTLGAAAGVMITASHNPKEDNGYKVYWCSGAQVASPQDKEILRCMEEEQEPWSSSCWEAELWQRSSLCRDPLTRINRCYMDQLSSLCFHRVANGGSPLRVVHSSFHGVGHAFVQQAFQVFGLAPPIPVPEQRDPDPSFPTVRCPNPEEGASVLELALRLAEKENAGIVLATDPDADRLAVAERCNGCSWKVFSGNELAALLGWWMFFNWKQSAADGAAAPSVCMLATAVSSKILQTLARAEGFHYEETLPGFKWIGNRIHELSGAGRRVLFSFEESIGFLCGDMVPEKDGVSAAAVVAEMAAYLQRGGLSLMQQLHIIYQTYGYHLSTTSYVTCHDPPTVQRIFSRIRNFHGAGSYPQTCDGVPIDHVRDVTTGYDSSRPDLRSTLPMSRSGQMVTFRLQNAVVATLRTSGTEPKIKFYAEICAAPGQSDVSALEEELQRVTAALLDEFLEPQKNKLIGRCS; encoded by the exons ATGGAGGACGGCGGGAAGCGCGAGGACTGGGACGCGGAGCTGCCGAACAGCACCGGAGACCCGCAGCTGGACGCAGCCGCGCGGCGCTGGTTCCGCTGGGACCGG AACCCGTGGACCCGGGCTCAGATGGAGTCACTGTTGAAAGCGGGCCGCCTGGATGAAGTCCGGTCCAGACTCTGTGGGCGGTTAAGCTTCGGAACCGCCGGACTCCGGGCGCCGATGGGAGGCGGGTTCAACCGGATCAACGACCTGACCGTCATCCAGGCCACCCAG GGTCTGCTCTCCTACCTGTGCAGGTGTTTCCCAGACCTGAGCGGCAGAGGCGTGGTCGTCGGCTTTGACACGCGGGGACAGCAGGAGAGCGGCTGCAGCAGCCACAG GTTGGCGAAGCTGGCGGCCGCGGTGATGCTCAGCAGAGACGTCCCCGTCCACCTGTTCTCCGGCGTCGTCCCCACGCCATACGTG CCATTCGCCGTGAGGACGTTGGGGGCGGCCGCCGGCGTGATGATCACCGCATCGCACAACCCCAAAGAGGACAACGGCTACAAG GTGTACTGGTGCTCCGGTGCTCAGGTGGCCTCCCCTCAGGATAAGGAGATCCTGCGCTGCATGGAGGAGGAGCAAGAGCCGTGGAGCTCCTCCTGCTGGGAGGCGGAGCTTTGGCAGCGCAGCTCGCTGTGCCGCGACCCGCTGACCCGGATCAACCGCTGTTACATGGACCAGCTGTCCTCCCTCTGCTTCCACAG GGTGGCGAACGGCGGCTCTCCTCTCAGAGTGGTGCACTCCTCCTTCCACGGCGTGGGACACGCCTTCGTCCAGCAGGCCTTCCAGGTGTTCGgtttggccccgcccatccCGGTCCCGGAGCAGCGGGATCCCGACCCCAGCTTCCCCACGGTGCGCTGCCCGAACCCGGAGGAGGGCGCGTCCGTGCTG GAGCTGGCCCTGCGGCTGGCGGAGAAGGAGAACGCTGGGATCGTTCTGGCCACGGATCCTGACGCCGACCGGCTGGCCGTGGCAGAGAGATGTAACGG GTGTTCCTGGAAGGTGTTCTCGGGGAACGAGCTGGCGGCGCTGCTGGGCTGGTGGATGTTCTTCAATTGGAAGCAGAGCGCCGCTGACGGGGCCGCGGCGCCGAGCGTCTGCATGCTGGCCACCGCCGTGTCCTCCAAGATCCTGCAGACGCTGGCCCGCGCAGAGGGCTTCCACTACGAG GAAACGCTCCCCGGCTTCAAGTGGATCGGGAACCGGATCCACGAGCTCTCCGGCGCCGGGAGGCGGGTCCTGTTCTCCTTCGAGGAGTCCATCG GGTTCCTGTGTGGAGACATGGTTCCGGAGAAGGACGGCGTCAGCGCCGCCGCCGTCGTGGCCGAGATGGCAGCGTACCTGCAGAGGGGGGGTCTGAGTCTGATGCAGCAGCTGCACATCATCTACCAGAC GTACGGCTATCACCTGTCCACCACCTCCTACGTCACCTGTCACGACCCCCCCACCGTCCAGAGGATCTTCAGCCGCATCAGGAACTTCCACGGCGCCGGATCCTACCCGCAGACCTGCGACGGCGTGCCCATCGACCACGTCAGAGACGTGACCACAGGCTACGACAGCAGCCGGCCCGACCTGCGATCC ACGCTGCCCATGTCCCGGAGCGGCCAGATGGTCACCTTCCGCCTGCAGAACGCCGTGGTGGCCACGCTGCGGACCAGCGGCACCGAGCCCAAGATCAAGTTCTATGCCGAGATCTGCGCCGCCCCGGGGCAAAG TGACGTGTCGgcgctggaggaggagcttcagagagtcactgctgctctgctggaCGAGTTCCTGGAGCCGCAGAAGAACAAGCTGATTGGCCGCTGTTCTTAG
- the lipt2 gene encoding putative lipoyltransferase 2, mitochondrial, translating into MRGGRPLVKVVRLGLLSYQEGLRLQQVFVDRHRSGPAHSLLLCEHHPVYTTGIRHQPYPASQLDRLRLLGADVHRANRGGLITFHGPGQLVCYPVLDLSGFKKSVRWYVSQLEQTVISACSSLGVAATTSPHTGVWVGDNKICAIGIHCGRYVTSHGLALNCDPDLSWFSHIVPCGIEGKGVTSLSKELRRHVSVHEATPLLLNAFAQHFHCELSEDA; encoded by the exons ATGCGGGGCGGCAGGCCTCTGGTGAAGGTGGTCCGTCTGGGCCTGCTGTCGTACCAGGAGGGTCTGCGGCTGCAGCAGGTCTTCGTGGACCGCCACCGGTCCGGCCCGGCCCACTCTCTGCTGCTGTGCGAGCACCATCCGGTCTACACCACGGGGATCCGGCACCAACCGTACCCCGCCTCCCAGCTGGACCGGCTCCGCCTCCTCGGGGCCGACGTTCACCGCGCCAACCGAGGAGGACTCATCACCTTCCACGGGCCGGGTCAGCTGGTGTGCTACCCGGTCCTGGACCTGAGCGGCTTCAAAAAG AGCGTGCGCTGGTACGTGTCTCAGCTGGAGCAGACCGTCATCTCGGCGTGCAGCAGCTTGGGCGTGGCGGCGACCACGTCCCCGCACACCGGAGTCTGGGTCGGAGACAACAAGATCTGCGCCATCG GGATCCACTGTGGCCGGTACGTCACCTCCCACGGCCTGGCTCTGAACTGCGACCCGGACCTGTCCTGGTTCTCCCACATCGTCCCGTGTGGCATCGAGGGCAAAGGCGTGACGTCGCTCAGCAAGGAGCTGCGGCGGCATGTGAGCGTGCACGAGGCCACGCCCCTCCTGCTGAACGCCTTCGCCCAGCATTTCCACTGCGAGCTGAGTGAAGACGCCTGA